One part of the Chloroflexota bacterium genome encodes these proteins:
- a CDS encoding nucleotidyltransferase domain-containing protein, whose translation MVKDRKTRKLILDIVDQIKERYEPEKIILYGSYAYGKPTEDSDIDLLIVKETDSRRVDRFVEVKRLIYDPKRRIPISP comes from the coding sequence ATGGTCAAGGATAGAAAGACTAGGAAGCTCATTCTGGACATTGTTGACCAGATCAAGGAGAGGTATGAGCCAGAGAAGATCATCCTCTATGGGTCATATGCTTATGGCAAGCCCACTGAGGATAGCGATATAGACCTGCTGATAGTAAAAGAGACAGATAGCAGGCGGGTTGACCGCTTTGTGGAAGTCAAAAGGCTCATTTATGACCCCAAACGCCGTATCCCAATTTCGCCCTGA
- a CDS encoding nucleotidyltransferase family protein, whose amino-acid sequence MSKAGVKFPKNKIAEFCRKHHIRKLAIFGSVLREDFGPGSDVDVLVEFETGHMPGLAFFTMERELSELLGQKVDLNTLEFLSRYFREQVIADAEALYVAP is encoded by the coding sequence ATGAGTAAGGCAGGTGTCAAGTTCCCCAAGAATAAGATTGCTGAATTCTGTCGCAAGCATCATATTCGTAAACTGGCCATCTTCGGCTCGGTCCTGCGGGAGGATTTCGGCCCCGGCAGCGATGTTGATGTGCTGGTGGAGTTTGAGACGGGACATATGCCGGGTCTTGCCTTCTTTACAATGGAGAGGGAACTTTCCGAACTGCTGGGGCAGAAGGTGGATCTGAATACGCTGGAATTCCTCAGCCGCTATTTCCGAGAGCAGGTCATAGCCGATGCGGAGGCTCTATATGTCGCGCCATGA
- a CDS encoding DUF86 domain-containing protein, protein MSRHEDIVLLHHMLDHAREAADMAQGKTRSDLDRDRKLNLSLVRLLEIVGEAASRMTSDERTHYPTIPWPEIVSLRNRLIHGYDAVDFDILWEIITQDLPSLIAELEKTIPPEKNP, encoded by the coding sequence ATGTCGCGCCATGAAGACATCGTCCTCCTGCATCACATGCTGGATCATGCCAGAGAGGCAGCCGATATGGCACAGGGCAAGACGCGGAGTGACCTTGATAGGGACCGCAAGCTTAACCTGTCGCTGGTTCGTCTTCTGGAGATCGTTGGCGAGGCGGCGAGCCGTATGACTTCGGATGAACGGACTCACTATCCCACTATACCGTGGCCAGAGATTGTCAGTTTGCGCAACCGGCTGATCCACGGCTATGATGCAGTGGACTTCGATATCCTCTGGGAGATCATCACTCAGGACCTGCCATCTCTCATTGCAGAGTTAGAGAAGACCATTCCACCTGAAAAGAATCCGTAG